A genome region from Candidatus Cloacimonadota bacterium includes the following:
- a CDS encoding radical SAM protein produces MVSLLFKMIGFWLMKHIGFPRILPVSYTVSLLYSCNSRCSTCNVWKKKARNFSVEEYAKTFKKIGRAPYWITFSGGEPFLRRDITEIVTAIYQASRPRIINIPTNGILTSTIVEKTAAIARACPKSQIIINISLDGLESQHDEIRNVPGNYKKALSTLKRLKALRIKNLAVGIHTVISRFNVHSFPAIASGLMRLEPDSYITEIAEERVELDTMGLQITPSLVEYKSAIDYLIHSIKNTRYKGMNKITMAFRIEYYNLVKRIMRDERQVLPCYSGVASAQISPDGDLWSCCVKANPLGNLRKNNYNFRKIWFDREAVLERRSIHKKECWCPLANAAYTNMLMDLPTLTRVFWRSMIKWWN; encoded by the coding sequence ATGGTTTCACTGCTTTTCAAAATGATAGGTTTTTGGCTGATGAAACACATCGGCTTCCCGCGTATTTTACCCGTAAGCTATACTGTCAGCTTGCTTTATAGCTGCAATTCCCGCTGCAGCACCTGCAATGTTTGGAAAAAGAAAGCGCGCAATTTCAGCGTTGAAGAATATGCCAAAACCTTCAAAAAAATAGGACGCGCTCCATATTGGATAACCTTCAGCGGCGGTGAGCCTTTTTTACGACGTGACATCACCGAAATTGTGACCGCGATTTATCAAGCCTCGCGCCCGCGCATCATTAATATTCCCACAAATGGAATTCTCACCTCCACCATTGTGGAAAAAACCGCTGCCATCGCGCGTGCCTGCCCCAAAAGCCAGATAATTATTAACATTTCCTTGGACGGCTTGGAAAGCCAGCACGACGAAATTCGCAACGTTCCCGGCAACTACAAAAAAGCCCTTTCCACTCTCAAGCGTTTGAAAGCCTTGCGCATCAAAAATCTCGCCGTGGGCATCCACACTGTGATTTCGCGCTTCAACGTGCACAGTTTTCCCGCCATCGCCAGCGGTTTGATGCGTTTGGAACCGGATTCCTACATCACTGAAATCGCTGAGGAACGGGTGGAACTGGATACCATGGGGCTGCAAATCACGCCCAGTCTGGTGGAATACAAATCCGCCATCGACTACCTGATTCACAGCATCAAAAACACGCGCTACAAGGGCATGAACAAGATTACCATGGCGTTTCGGATTGAATATTACAACCTCGTGAAGCGCATCATGAGGGACGAGCGCCAGGTTTTGCCCTGCTATTCCGGAGTTGCCTCAGCGCAGATATCGCCTGATGGAGACCTCTGGAGCTGTTGCGTGAAGGCAAATCCCTTGGGAAACCTGCGCAAAAACAACTATAATTTCCGCAAAATCTGGTTTGACCGCGAAGCGGTATTGGAGCGCCGCAGCATCCACAAAAAGGAGTGTTGGTGTCCTCTGGCAAACGCTGCCTACACAAATATGCTGATGGATTTACCC